GGCGACCTCAAGCTTCCCCTGCCAGCGGTAGGTGCTCTCAATCGGTCCGACAATCTGTACGCAGGCGGCCAGTCGACGGTCCACCAACGCCTCGGCCATACTGCGGGCAGCCGCTCGGCTGGAGGTCGTGGTTGCTACCTGAACGAACTTCTCCACCCTGCAAGTGTCCGCAAAGCCGTGCATGAGTCAAGCAGAACAACGTGCGCTCGGCACGCTGGAGTACTCGCGCTCAGGGTGCGTACATGGTAGTGTGAAGTGGTCAGGCCGTTCCCGGCACATCGAAGGCGATGCCCGATATCGGTTCATTCGCGGGCGCATCGAGGACCCGGCCAAGGTGAAAGAAGCAATGACCGGGGCCGAAGCCGTCGTCCACTTCGCGGCCGAGAGCCACGTTGACCGGTCAATCGCCGACGCCGCGCCGTTCATTGCCACCAACGTCCTCGGCACGCAGGTCCTGCTCGACGTTGCGCGCCAGGTCGGGGTCGGGCGGTTCGTCCACGTATCGACCGACGAAGTCTACGGCGCGCTCGGCAAGGAAGGCGTGTTCACGGAGGCGACGCCGCTGCGGCCGCGCTCGCCCTACGCCGCGTCCAAAGCTGCGGGCGACCTCCTCGCGCAGACCTGGTGGGAAACCCATAAACTGCCCGTCATCGTTGTCCGGCCGTCCAACAACTACGGCCCGTACCAGTTCCCGGAGAAG
The sequence above is drawn from the bacterium genome and encodes:
- a CDS encoding NAD-dependent epimerase/dehydratase family protein, translating into MKWSGRSRHIEGDARYRFIRGRIEDPAKVKEAMTGAEAVVHFAAESHVDRSIADAAPFIATNVLGTQVLLDVARQVGVGRFVHVSTDEVYGALGKEGVFTEATPLRPRSPYAASKAAGDLLAQTWWETHKLPVIVVRPSNNYGPYQFPEKFMPVMVTNLVEGRKVPVYGRGENVRDWLHVDDCCRGIALVLERGRPGEAYNIGG